In Triticum aestivum cultivar Chinese Spring chromosome 5B, IWGSC CS RefSeq v2.1, whole genome shotgun sequence, the following proteins share a genomic window:
- the LOC123117483 gene encoding zinc finger protein ZAT12-like → MKRAREEEPKPTMSLALSLGTDSAPSAGTSSDSGAGAPAKRRRGAVVATSGEGEFVCKTCGRTFATFQALGGHRTSHLRGRHGLELGVGVARAIKERKKREEKQHECHICGLGFEMGQALGGHMRRHREQMAPRGADDRWVALLPDQEVAGHHAAADQPPPVLLQLFV, encoded by the coding sequence ATGAAGCGCGCGAGGGAGGAGGAACCAAAACCAACCATGTCGCTGGCGCTGTCCCTGGGCACGGACTCGGCGCCTTCCGCCGGGACGTCTTCCGACTcgggcgccggtgcgccggccaagCGCAGGAGGGGCGCCGTGGTGGCGACGTCGGGGGAGGGGGAGTTCGTGTGCAAGACGTGCGGCCGGACCTTCGCGACGTTCCAGGCGCTGGGCGGGCACCGGACCAGCCACCTCCGCGGCCGCCACGGGCTGGAGCTCGGCGTCGGCGTCGCCAGAGCCATCAAGGAACGGAAAAAGCGCGAGGAGAAACAACACGAGTGCCACATCTGCGGGCTCGGCTTCGAGATGGGACAGGCGCTCGGAGGGCACATGAGGCGGCACCGTGAGCAGATGGCGCCGCGCGGCGCCGACGATCGCTGGGTCGCGCTGCTGCCGGATCAGGAGGTGGCGGGGCACCATGCCGCCGCCGACCAGCCGCCGCCCGTCTTGCTCCAGCTGTTCGTCTAG